From the genome of Sulfitobacter sp. DSM 110093, one region includes:
- a CDS encoding cytochrome c oxidase assembly protein: MALSGPQKTVVQTVSVVVLMGGLAWASVPFYDWFCRVTGFGGTPGQVTAGSADVLEQTVKVRFDGSLNDGMPWQFKPVVREMEVRIGETGLAFYEAYNPTDHAVAGQASYNVTPYTAGPFFEKIDCFCFTEQVLAPGERVQMPVSFFVDPEMVEDRDGKFVHTITLSYTFYEIDLPEGYAALDQASATTTN; the protein is encoded by the coding sequence ATGGCGCTCTCCGGTCCTCAGAAAACAGTGGTGCAAACCGTCAGCGTTGTAGTGCTGATGGGTGGTTTGGCTTGGGCCTCTGTCCCGTTCTACGATTGGTTCTGCCGCGTGACAGGGTTCGGTGGCACGCCGGGGCAGGTGACGGCGGGCAGCGCAGATGTACTGGAACAAACCGTCAAGGTTCGCTTTGACGGATCGTTGAACGACGGTATGCCGTGGCAGTTCAAGCCCGTGGTCCGCGAAATGGAGGTCCGCATCGGTGAAACCGGGCTGGCGTTTTATGAAGCCTACAACCCAACCGACCATGCGGTCGCAGGGCAGGCGAGCTATAACGTGACCCCCTATACCGCCGGGCCGTTCTTTGAAAAGATTGACTGCTTTTGCTTCACCGAACAGGTGCTGGCCCCCGGTGAACGTGTGCAAATGCCGGTAAGCTTCTTTGTCGACCCCGAAATGGTCGAAGACCGCGATGGGAAGTTTGTACATACCATCACACTATCTTATACATTCTATGAAATTGACCTGCCCGAAGGCTATGCCGCCCTCGATCAGGCCAGCGCCACAACAACGAATTAA
- the cyoE gene encoding heme o synthase yields the protein MTDITNTPTSEYDAQLGDYFALLKPRVMSLVVFTAFVGLLAAPVSVNPIVGFCAILFIAIGGGASGALNMWWDADIDAVMRRTRGRPIPSGRVQPGEAMVLGVALSGLSVMMLGLATNLLAAGMLLFTILFYAVFYTMWLKRLTPQNIVIGGAAGAFPPVIGWVAATGSFSVEAWLMFALIFMWTPPHFWALALFMRSDYDDAKVPMLTVTHGRPATRMHILIYTVLLAALAIGTAFTAIGGIFYFAVALVLNLAFLLGAWRIWKRDEVMAEADDYAEERKFFRLSLAYLFLHFGAILGEAALRTFGLGGW from the coding sequence ATGACTGACATCACCAATACGCCAACAAGTGAATACGACGCTCAACTGGGGGATTACTTTGCCCTGTTGAAGCCGCGTGTTATGTCGTTGGTCGTCTTCACGGCTTTCGTGGGCCTGTTGGCCGCACCGGTGTCCGTGAACCCAATCGTTGGCTTTTGCGCTATTTTGTTCATCGCCATTGGTGGTGGGGCTTCTGGCGCGCTGAACATGTGGTGGGATGCCGATATCGACGCCGTGATGCGCCGCACCCGTGGCCGCCCGATTCCGTCGGGCCGCGTGCAACCCGGCGAAGCCATGGTGCTTGGCGTGGCCCTTTCGGGGCTGTCGGTAATGATGCTGGGGCTGGCAACCAACCTGCTGGCTGCGGGCATGTTGCTGTTTACCATCCTGTTCTACGCCGTGTTCTACACCATGTGGCTTAAGCGTTTGACGCCGCAGAACATCGTCATTGGCGGTGCGGCTGGGGCCTTCCCACCGGTGATCGGCTGGGTCGCCGCCACGGGCAGCTTCTCGGTCGAGGCCTGGCTGATGTTTGCGCTGATCTTCATGTGGACCCCTCCACACTTCTGGGCTTTGGCCCTGTTCATGCGCTCTGACTATGACGATGCCAAAGTGCCGATGCTCACCGTGACCCACGGCCGCCCAGCGACGCGGATGCACATCCTGATCTACACTGTTCTGCTGGCCGCTCTGGCGATTGGCACGGCCTTTACCGCAATCGGCGGCATCTTTTACTTCGCCGTGGCACTGGTGCTGAACCTAGCCTTTTTGCTGGGGGCATGGCGCATCTGGAAACGGGATGAGGTCATGGCCGAAGCCGATGATTACGCCGAAGAGCGCAAGTTCTTCCGCTTGTCGCTAGCCTATTTGTTCCTGCACTTCGGCGCGATCTTGGGCGAAGCCGCCCTGCGCACCTTTGGCTTGGGGGGCTGGTGA
- the coxB gene encoding cytochrome c oxidase subunit II: MKHLLPLSGLLTSLAALPALAQDSLRIDGLDVIGRPVDGETGFQPAVTRLAQDIHDLDYMILVIITLITIFVTGLIIWVMIRYNKKRNPTPSSFTHHTPIEIAWTILPILVLVLIGAYSLPILFRQQEIPEADITIKATGNQWYWTYEYVDEEIAFDSYMIGAPATLGDGDEDVTPFVLNDAMVAKLEGEGYAREDFLLATDTSVVIPVGQTIVVQVTASDVIHSWTIPAFGVKQDGVPGRLAELWFTAEQEGVYYGQCSELCGQAHAYMPITVKVVSEEAYAEWLGKAKAEYAGIEQPLTVASK; the protein is encoded by the coding sequence ATGAAACATCTACTCCCCCTTTCCGGTCTGTTGACCAGCCTTGCCGCCCTGCCTGCATTGGCACAGGACAGCCTGCGCATTGACGGGCTTGATGTCATCGGCAGACCTGTTGACGGCGAGACAGGCTTTCAACCCGCTGTGACGCGGTTGGCGCAGGATATCCACGATTTGGACTATATGATTCTCGTGATCATCACGCTCATCACGATTTTTGTGACGGGTCTGATCATCTGGGTCATGATCCGCTACAACAAAAAGCGGAACCCGACACCGTCGTCCTTCACGCACCACACCCCGATTGAGATCGCCTGGACGATCCTGCCGATTCTGGTCCTTGTGCTGATCGGTGCCTATTCGCTGCCGATCCTGTTCCGCCAGCAGGAAATCCCTGAGGCAGACATCACCATCAAAGCGACGGGCAACCAGTGGTACTGGACCTATGAATATGTCGACGAAGAGATCGCCTTTGACAGCTATATGATCGGCGCCCCGGCCACGCTGGGTGACGGCGACGAAGATGTGACCCCCTTCGTGTTGAATGACGCAATGGTCGCCAAGCTCGAAGGCGAAGGCTATGCCCGCGAAGACTTTTTGCTGGCCACCGACACTTCTGTCGTGATCCCCGTGGGTCAGACGATCGTGGTGCAGGTTACCGCAAGCGACGTGATCCATTCGTGGACCATCCCCGCCTTTGGCGTGAAACAGGATGGCGTACCGGGACGTTTGGCTGAGCTGTGGTTCACCGCCGAGCAGGAAGGCGTCTATTACGGTCAGTGTTCCGAGCTTTGCGGGCAGGCCCATGCCTATATGCCGATCACCGTCAAAGTCGTCTCGGAAGAGGCCTATGCCGAGTGGCTTGGCAAGGCTAAGGCGGAATATGCAGGCATCGAACAGCCGCTGACCGTCGCTTCTAAGTAA
- a CDS encoding cytochrome c oxidase subunit 3, with protein sequence MAHAKNHDYHILPPSSWPLLGSLGGFVMLAGAVLWMHGVTPFVFLGGLVATLYVMFAWWAEVVTESEVGDHTGVVRIGLRYGFILFIMSEVMFFVAWFWSFFKQALYPMYEYAGTEYVQPEIHAVDAFHLPLINTLVLLLSGCAVTWAHHALAHENNRKDLISGLTIAVILGVLFTALQAYEYYELLVHDDWTFGGDMYFSSFFMATGFHGFHVVIGTIFLFVCLLRAMRGHFTPERHVGFEAAAWYWHFVDVVWLFLFFAVYMWGQP encoded by the coding sequence ATGGCCCATGCAAAGAACCACGACTATCACATTCTGCCCCCCTCTTCTTGGCCACTGCTCGGCTCGCTTGGTGGGTTTGTCATGCTGGCCGGTGCCGTGCTCTGGATGCACGGTGTAACGCCTTTTGTCTTCCTCGGCGGTCTGGTCGCCACGCTCTACGTCATGTTCGCATGGTGGGCCGAAGTCGTAACCGAAAGCGAAGTCGGGGATCACACCGGCGTTGTGCGGATCGGCCTGCGCTATGGCTTTATCCTTTTTATCATGTCCGAAGTGATGTTCTTCGTCGCTTGGTTCTGGTCTTTCTTCAAGCAAGCCCTGTACCCGATGTACGAATACGCTGGCACCGAATACGTGCAGCCTGAGATTCACGCAGTCGACGCATTCCACTTGCCGCTGATCAACACGCTGGTTCTGCTGCTGTCGGGCTGCGCCGTCACATGGGCGCACCATGCACTGGCCCATGAGAACAACCGCAAAGACCTGATCTCGGGCCTGACCATTGCGGTGATCCTCGGTGTGCTCTTCACCGCGCTTCAGGCTTACGAATACTACGAGCTTCTGGTCCATGACGATTGGACCTTCGGCGGCGACATGTATTTCTCTAGCTTCTTCATGGCGACAGGCTTTCACGGCTTCCACGTTGTGATCGGTACGATCTTCCTCTTCGTCTGCCTGCTGCGCGCGATGCGGGGCCATTTCACCCCAGAACGCCACGTGGGTTTTGAAGCGGCGGCGTGGTACTGGCACTTTGTTGATGTGGTCTGGCTGTTCCTCTTCTTCGCCGTCTACATGTGGGGCCAGCCCTGA